From Humisphaera borealis, the proteins below share one genomic window:
- a CDS encoding SOS response-associated peptidase has product MCGRYTLSKLEQILRQFPGITALPPELAPRFNIAPTQPILAITNEHPNEVTHLYWGLVPSWAKDVSIGSKMINARAETVAEKATYRRPLSRRRCLILADGFYEWRKNPDKTKTPMYIRLKSGNLFAFAGLWEMWSSSDGSELPSGTVITTRPNALMADIHDRMPVILPPSAYKKWLTPEERSAEEFTGLLEPYPADDMEAYPVSSRVGSVKNNDRRLIDPVERDTLF; this is encoded by the coding sequence ATGTGCGGCCGCTATACGCTCTCCAAGCTCGAACAGATCCTCAGGCAGTTTCCCGGCATCACGGCGTTGCCGCCGGAGCTTGCCCCGCGATTTAACATCGCCCCGACGCAGCCGATCCTGGCGATTACCAACGAGCATCCGAACGAGGTGACGCATCTGTACTGGGGACTGGTGCCGTCGTGGGCGAAGGACGTCTCGATCGGCAGCAAGATGATCAACGCCCGCGCCGAAACCGTCGCCGAGAAGGCGACCTACCGTCGCCCGCTTTCGCGAAGGCGCTGTCTCATTCTGGCCGACGGGTTCTACGAATGGCGGAAGAACCCGGACAAGACCAAGACGCCAATGTATATCCGCCTCAAGTCTGGAAACCTGTTTGCGTTCGCCGGGCTGTGGGAGATGTGGAGTTCCAGCGACGGCTCGGAGTTGCCGTCTGGAACAGTCATCACCACACGCCCGAACGCGCTGATGGCCGACATCCACGACCGCATGCCCGTGATCCTGCCGCCGTCGGCGTACAAGAAATGGCTGACGCCCGAGGAGCGGTCGGCGGAAGAGTTCACCGGACTGCTCGAGCCCTATCCGGCGGATGACATGGAGGCGTACCCGGTATCGAGCCGGGTGGGGTCGGTGAAGAACAACGACAGGCGACTGATCGATCCTGTGGAGCGGGACACCCTGTTTTAG
- a CDS encoding inorganic phosphate transporter, producing MTVSLIAASATQPTPAFIGLIIFIIFVALIFDFLNGFHDAANSIATIVSTRVLSPTQAVAWAAFFNFIAAFLFGTTVAGTIGSGLIHSAPQFLDVYVVLAGLTGAIVWNIITWWLALPTSSSHALVSAAAGAAIAKGGFGAIVIGSKWGLLLLFIVLSPLIGMLLGGFLMIVLAWTFRRAHPHKVDTAFRRLQLVSAAIYSLGHGGNDAQKTMGIIILLLSAAGLSNWGAPDPHNFVENGFAWLRSLAGETGWAHSLLNLVHHQHSVAWWVILSCHAAIALGTMFGGWRIVKTMGSGITKLQPIGGFCAETAAATTIILATRMGIPISTTHAITGSILGVGTTKGVRSVRWIWGQRIILAWVLTIPCSAFIAAVTYFVIHLTLEAWFR from the coding sequence ATGACTGTTTCCCTAATCGCAGCCTCTGCCACGCAACCGACGCCGGCGTTCATCGGTTTGATCATCTTTATCATTTTCGTTGCGCTGATCTTCGACTTTCTAAACGGCTTCCACGACGCGGCAAACTCGATTGCAACGATCGTTTCCACGCGCGTCCTTTCGCCGACGCAAGCCGTCGCGTGGGCGGCGTTCTTCAATTTCATCGCGGCGTTTCTTTTCGGTACGACCGTCGCCGGAACGATCGGCAGTGGACTGATTCATAGCGCCCCTCAATTTCTGGATGTGTACGTCGTACTTGCCGGACTGACGGGGGCCATCGTCTGGAACATCATTACCTGGTGGCTGGCGCTGCCGACAAGCTCATCGCATGCGCTGGTCAGTGCTGCTGCCGGAGCGGCAATCGCCAAGGGCGGTTTCGGGGCGATTGTCATCGGCTCCAAGTGGGGGCTGCTCCTGCTGTTTATCGTCTTGTCTCCGCTCATTGGCATGCTGTTGGGCGGATTCCTGATGATCGTGCTGGCCTGGACCTTCCGCCGCGCCCACCCCCATAAGGTCGATACCGCCTTCCGCAGGCTTCAGCTGGTTTCGGCTGCGATCTACAGCCTGGGTCATGGCGGCAACGACGCCCAGAAGACGATGGGCATCATCATTCTGCTGCTGTCGGCCGCGGGTCTGTCCAACTGGGGCGCGCCCGACCCGCACAACTTCGTAGAGAACGGTTTTGCATGGCTGCGGTCGCTCGCCGGCGAAACCGGATGGGCCCACAGCTTGTTGAACCTGGTCCACCACCAGCATTCGGTGGCGTGGTGGGTGATCCTGTCGTGCCACGCCGCGATCGCGCTGGGCACGATGTTTGGCGGATGGCGCATCGTCAAGACGATGGGCTCGGGCATTACCAAGCTTCAGCCCATCGGCGGCTTCTGTGCCGAAACTGCCGCCGCCACCACGATCATCCTCGCGACGCGCATGGGCATCCCCATCAGTACCACACACGCCATCACCGGCTCGATCCTCGGTGTCGGGACCACCAAGGGCGTGCGGTCGGTTCGCTGGATCTGGGGCCAGCGCATCATCCTGGCCTGGGTTCTGACGATCCCCTGCTCGGCATTCATTGCAGCCGTCACGTACTTCGTCATCCATCTGACTTTAGAGGCGTGGTTCAGGTAG
- the priA gene encoding replication restart helicase PriA, which produces MDGSTSDTPNLFGVFDQPAQLPARALPTAAEGPFAAVAIEKSVDRALDYAIPKTLVGSVVVGQRVRVPLGRGNKPNFGYVTAIKPTTDYRDPSKIKPLLGIDDKRVLIPPTLMELACWMSRYYIAPLGLVLECIIPSAVKKRTGVGYITFVQLAKPREEVQAFLEKAKAPKRRAVLARLLQLEPGHSVELLRLAKEAGVKPNTVRKLAGLGWISLKAEVDLPGMTADTLVVPATEVSIALNEDQQKVFDDILPRLSPPAGVDGSTQPSPSAGFSVNLLMGVTGSGKTEVYLQCIERVLAQGRQAIVLVPEIALTPQTARRFVARFGKVAILHSGLSAGTRHKYWQQIATGQAQVIVGARSAIFAPVPNLGMIVVDEEHESSYKQDQLPRYHGRDVAVKRAQLEKVPILLGSATPSLEMYERVRREATAGNAENHHGGTEARRATRNSADHSQRHDLKQIDQSRVAAGAKSSSVELPSVPPCLRGDSSSSNYHLLSLPRRVRGLSLPHVEVIDMKQEMRMRRGVNLFSQRLEYMLTNTVAQGHQAILLLNRRGYSNYVHCPSCQHVVTCKYCDKTMTYHRSTGEHTLSAKIMASAHAGQLHCHYCLAVNTLPTQCPECGKLLSLFGLGTQRVEEEMQRKFPDIKFARVDSDTMRSAKDYEELLGKFGRKEIQVMLGTQMIAKGLDYPNVTLVGVISGDTALALPDFRAAERTFQLITQVAGRAGRGDLPGRVILQTFLPDDPTIQAAIKQDYVGFAERELISRKEVGLPPFARMARIVLRDEEADKVQQTAEELAGELAIAAAGTNVQIKGPMPCAVGRIAGYFRHQIVLQSPAATPLQRVLASVRARGLLNKSERIAVDVNPVSLL; this is translated from the coding sequence ATGGATGGATCGACCTCCGACACTCCCAATCTCTTCGGCGTCTTCGATCAGCCGGCACAACTTCCGGCACGGGCTCTGCCTACAGCCGCGGAGGGCCCTTTCGCGGCAGTTGCGATCGAAAAGAGTGTCGACCGCGCCCTCGACTATGCGATCCCGAAAACGCTCGTCGGCAGCGTGGTCGTGGGCCAGCGCGTCCGCGTACCGCTGGGACGCGGAAACAAACCCAATTTCGGCTACGTCACCGCGATCAAGCCGACGACCGACTATCGCGACCCGTCCAAGATCAAGCCGCTGCTGGGGATCGATGACAAACGTGTGCTCATCCCGCCCACGCTGATGGAATTGGCCTGCTGGATGAGCCGGTATTACATCGCCCCGCTGGGCTTGGTGCTGGAATGCATTATCCCCTCGGCGGTCAAGAAGCGGACCGGGGTGGGGTACATCACGTTCGTTCAACTGGCCAAGCCGCGTGAAGAAGTGCAGGCGTTTTTGGAGAAGGCCAAGGCACCCAAACGCCGGGCCGTGCTGGCAAGGCTGCTGCAACTGGAGCCGGGACATTCGGTCGAACTCCTTCGGTTGGCCAAGGAAGCGGGCGTTAAGCCCAACACCGTCCGCAAGCTTGCCGGTCTGGGTTGGATTTCGCTTAAAGCCGAGGTCGATCTGCCGGGAATGACTGCCGACACGCTTGTGGTGCCGGCGACGGAAGTATCTATCGCGCTCAACGAGGACCAGCAGAAGGTCTTCGATGACATACTCCCCAGGCTGTCGCCACCGGCGGGGGTGGACGGGTCTACACAGCCGTCCCCTTCGGCCGGGTTTTCGGTGAACCTGCTGATGGGCGTCACCGGCAGCGGCAAGACGGAGGTCTACCTGCAATGCATCGAGCGGGTATTGGCGCAGGGTCGTCAGGCGATCGTGCTCGTTCCCGAAATAGCACTGACGCCGCAGACGGCCCGACGGTTTGTCGCGCGGTTCGGCAAGGTCGCCATCCTCCACAGCGGCCTGAGCGCCGGAACGCGGCACAAGTACTGGCAGCAGATCGCCACCGGCCAGGCGCAGGTCATCGTGGGAGCGCGGTCGGCGATTTTCGCTCCGGTGCCGAACCTGGGGATGATCGTCGTCGATGAGGAGCACGAATCGAGCTACAAGCAGGACCAGTTGCCCCGGTACCACGGCCGCGACGTCGCGGTAAAACGGGCGCAACTCGAAAAGGTGCCGATCCTGCTCGGAAGCGCGACGCCTTCATTGGAGATGTATGAGCGCGTCCGGCGTGAAGCGACGGCCGGGAATGCGGAGAATCACCACGGAGGCACGGAGGCACGGAGGGCAACCCGTAATTCCGCCGACCATTCGCAACGCCACGATCTAAAACAGATTGATCAGAGCCGAGTCGCCGCAGGGGCAAAGTCGTCATCCGTCGAGTTGCCCTCCGTGCCTCCGTGCCTCCGTGGTGATTCTTCGTCTTCGAACTACCACCTCCTCTCCCTCCCGCGCCGGGTTCGCGGACTTTCGCTTCCTCACGTCGAGGTCATCGACATGAAGCAGGAAATGAGGATGCGTCGCGGCGTGAACCTGTTCAGCCAGCGGCTGGAGTACATGCTGACGAACACGGTCGCCCAGGGGCACCAGGCGATCCTGCTGCTGAACCGGCGCGGGTACTCGAACTATGTGCACTGCCCCAGTTGCCAGCACGTCGTCACCTGCAAGTACTGCGACAAGACGATGACGTATCACCGCTCGACGGGTGAACACACGCTGAGCGCGAAGATAATGGCGTCGGCACACGCCGGGCAGTTGCACTGCCACTACTGCCTGGCGGTCAACACGCTACCCACGCAGTGCCCTGAATGCGGCAAGCTGCTGAGCCTGTTCGGGCTTGGTACGCAGCGGGTGGAAGAAGAGATGCAGCGGAAGTTCCCCGACATCAAGTTCGCCCGCGTGGACAGCGACACCATGCGCTCGGCAAAAGACTATGAAGAACTACTGGGCAAGTTCGGCCGCAAAGAGATCCAGGTGATGCTCGGCACCCAGATGATCGCCAAGGGGCTCGACTATCCGAACGTCACGCTCGTCGGCGTGATCAGCGGCGACACGGCGCTGGCTCTGCCCGATTTCCGCGCCGCCGAGCGGACCTTCCAGCTCATCACCCAGGTCGCCGGCCGGGCAGGACGCGGCGATCTGCCCGGTCGTGTCATTCTGCAAACGTTTCTGCCCGACGATCCGACGATCCAGGCTGCGATCAAGCAGGATTATGTGGGATTTGCCGAGCGGGAACTGATCAGCCGAAAGGAAGTGGGCCTGCCGCCGTTCGCAAGAATGGCGCGGATCGTGCTGCGGGACGAGGAGGCCGACAAGGTGCAGCAGACCGCCGAGGAACTGGCCGGCGAACTGGCGATCGCTGCCGCGGGAACCAACGTGCAGATCAAGGGGCCGATGCCTTGCGCGGTCGGGCGAATCGCCGGTTACTTCCGACACCAGATCGTATTGCAGAGCCCGGCGGCCACTCCGCTGCAGCGAGTTCTCGCCTCGGTACGGGCGCGAGGCCTGCTGAACAAGTCCGAGCGCATTGCGGTGGACGTCAACCCGGTGTCGTTGCTTTGA
- a CDS encoding DUF47 domain-containing protein: protein MFNLLPRDTVFFDLFEGMALLAIKSAEHLLEFAKSYPAYEIALQKIRDEEHAADQLAHKALDRLDTTFITPFDREDIHALIGNLDDIIDDVDALAKRFPLFHIHAMDPQFLKQAHVLVEATNVLSVAVHKLRKSRKLSDLSASLIELHHQESIADDNHHAALSRLFDGSTAPLEVIKWKELFDLVEDAIDNCEDAGNTLERILLKNG, encoded by the coding sequence CTTTTTGAGGGAATGGCGCTGCTGGCGATCAAATCGGCCGAGCACTTGCTGGAGTTTGCCAAGTCCTATCCTGCCTACGAGATCGCGCTCCAGAAGATCCGCGACGAAGAGCACGCCGCCGACCAGTTGGCCCACAAGGCCCTCGACCGGCTCGATACCACGTTCATTACCCCATTCGACCGTGAAGACATCCATGCCCTGATCGGCAATCTCGACGACATCATCGATGACGTCGACGCCCTGGCCAAGCGGTTCCCTCTGTTCCACATCCACGCGATGGACCCGCAGTTCCTCAAGCAGGCGCATGTGCTGGTCGAGGCGACCAACGTTCTGTCGGTCGCCGTTCACAAGCTGCGCAAATCGCGAAAGCTGTCGGACCTGTCTGCCTCGCTGATCGAACTCCACCATCAGGAGAGTATCGCCGACGACAACCACCATGCGGCACTGAGCCGGCTCTTTGATGGCTCTACCGCACCGTTGGAAGTGATCAAGTGGAAAGAGCTGTTTGATCTCGTCGAAGACGCGATCGACAACTGCGAAGACGCCGGGAACACACTGGAGCGGATCCTTCTCAAGAACGGCTGA